The Glycine soja cultivar W05 chromosome 3, ASM419377v2, whole genome shotgun sequence genome window below encodes:
- the LOC114407607 gene encoding probable microtubule-binding protein TANGLED, producing the protein MVTRSPPKQNKMLAVLNPALIRETLNKVDQCMVRLQELQYTVAGGKKVVSGVSLSPRSTKGYLRTSLRCKQESVRIKHDAPRRFTPGKFPKPTNSGEEWRQMSLPAMLVGETVGEIYKASQFAREIVSAVSRKTATKEPKTPLSQRSNQKVDLENTQLNARRRKEKQIKPVSDTPPPQRARSRINFKISPPKAFDKKNDNKCLPNRACASNRTNKKKNDNKCLPNRACASNRTNKTMLVPKPLFLSTHSSRQQQFCQTKSPVISRNIGTQQKCLIKSPPPSAASKVQVKVKNPSIMFISSSPTRPTTTSLSFLSFSKKNSPQTKRWVRTSSPSRMAT; encoded by the exons ATGGTTACTAGAAGCCCACCAAAGCAAAACAAAATGTTAGCTGTTCTCAATCCTGCTCTAATCAGAGAAACACTCAACAAG GTGGATCAGTGCATGGTTCGACTACAGGAACTTCAGTACACGGTGGCCGGTGGAAAGAAGGTGGTGTCAGGGGTAAGTCTCAGCCCTCGCAGCACCAAAGGTTATCTCCGAACCAGTCTAAGGTGCAAGCAAGAATCTGTCAg GATCAAGCATGATGCACCAAGAAGATTTACCCCGGGGAAGTTTCCTAAGCCAACTAATTCAG GTGAAGAATGGAGGCAAATGTCATTGCCAGCAATGCTTGTTGGCGAAACTGTTGGAGAAATTTATAAGGCAAGTCAATTTGCCAGAGAAATAGTTTCAGCAGTTAGTAGGAAAACTGCCACCAAGGAACCAAAAACTCCACTGTCCCAACGGTCAAACCAGAAAGTTGACCTTGAAAACACACAACTCAATGCTAGAAGAAGGAAAGAGAAGCAAATTAAACCAGTCTCTGATACCCCACCACCTCAACGGGCTCGTTCAAGGATCAACTTTAAGATTTCTCCTCCAAAAGCCTTTGACAAAAAGAATGATAACAAGTGTTTGCCAAATAGGGCATGTGCTAGCAATAGAACtaacaagaaaaagaatgatAACAAGTGTTTGCCAAATAGGGCATGTGCTAGCAATAGAACTAACAAGACAATGCTAGTCCCCAAACCTTTATTCTTGTCTACACATTCTTCAAGGCAACAACAGTTTTGCCAGACAAAATCTCCTGTCATATCAAGAAACATAGGAACACAACAAAAGTGTTTGATCAAGTCCCCACCACCTTCAGCAGCTTCCAAAGTTCAAGTCAAAGTAAAAAACCCATCAATTATGTTTATTTCTTCTTCACCCACAAGACCTACAACTACAAGTTTGAGTTTTTTGAGTTTCAGCAAGAAGAATTCTCCTCAAACAAAGAGATGGGTTCGAACTTCCTCTCCTTCTAGAATGGCAACATGA
- the LOC114407608 gene encoding kinesin-like protein KIN-14S isoform X2, protein MDDQIIEMLTEKFNRFGINCNLKPSSEPQPSVSTEACDETDNVLAQLNNETSDNMDESSISNGIRECSPDEDRTLPILKKILDLSTKIQNLKKQHVALSDQVKLTAESFTGLDVLKSVQLLGTEYEVLKRKYLEESSERRRLYNKVIELKGNIRVFCRCRPLNESEIANGSALSVVNFESTSDGLQVICSDSSKKHFKFDYVFRPEDNQETVFEQTIPIVTSVLDGYNVCIFAYGQTGTGKTFTMEGTPQHRGVNYRTLEELFRISEERNDVIKYELFVSMLEVYNEKIRDLLVENSVEPTKKLEIKQAADGTQEVPGLVEACVYGTDDVWEKLKSGNRARSVGSTSANELSSRSHCLLRVTVLGENLINGQKTRSHLWLVDLAGSERVVKTEAEGERLKESQFINKSLSALGDVISALASKSAHIPYRNSKLTHILQSSLGGDCKTLMFVQISPSAADLTETLCSLNFAARVRGIESGPARKQTDLTELNKYKQMVEKVKHDEKETRKLQDNLQSLQMRLTSRELMCRNLQEKVRDLENQVTGERKMRLKHENILLAAVSAQPSTMWESIASDQKIMKKPPLDPRLPLRRITNILPPPPERRPSYSPSMDEQENVARTTSINAQDLVKPRRGVSIAVRPPPPPSTSQSLQPRRRRVSVATLCPVRTPLCSPTRQSLIRPSCSSSMDGQESVAKTTSINTQDLMKPRRRGVSIAVRPPPPPSTSQARQPRRRRVSVAALCPVRTPLRFPTQQSPKRNQREAQYSRLFAILPEARTSVETASPTLMRSSSKFAGSPRHPRRKPLVWTPLKQKGGLKISSRKSLVIPSRPFY, encoded by the exons ATGGACG ATCAAATCATTGAGATGCTTACAGAAAAGTTCAATCGATTCGGTATTAATTGCAATTTGAAGCCGTCATCAG AGCCACAGCCAAGCGTATCAACTGAAGCTTGTGATGAAACag ATAATGTATTAGCACAACTGAACAATGAGACCTCTGACAATATGGATGAGAGTAGTATATCCAATGGAATCCGTGAATGTTCTCCTGATGAGGATCGTACACTCCCAATATTGAAGAAAATCCTTGACTTGAGTACTAAAATTcag AATTTGAAGAAACAACATGTAGCCCTATCTGATCAAGTGAAACTCACAGCTGAGTCATTTACAGGCCTAGATGTTTTAAAGTCTGTTCAGCTTCTTG GTACTGAATATGAAGTGTTGAAAAGGAAGTACCTAGAGGAGTCCTCTGAGCGTAGGCGGCTTTACAACAAAGTGATTGAACTAAAGGGAAATATCAGAGTTTTCTGTAGATGCAGACCACTAAATGAAAGTGAAATTGCAAATGGATCAGCACTATCTGTTGTCAATTTTGAGTCAACTTCTGATGGGCTTCAAGTCATTTGCTCTGATTCTTCAAAAAAGCactttaaatttgattatgtaTTCAGACCTGAAGATAACCAAG AGACTGTTTTCGAACAAACAATACCTATCGTCACATCTGTATTAGATGGGTATAATGTTTGCATTTTTGCATATGGTCAAACTGGAACCGGCAAGACCTTTACTATGGAAGGAACACCACAGCATAGGGGAGTTAACTATAGAACCCTGGAGGAATTATTTCGAATATCTGAAGAGAGAAATGAcgtaataaaatatgaattgtttGTTAGCATGTTGGAGGTTTACAATGAGAAGATAAGAGATCTTTTGGTGGAAAATTCAGTTGAACCTACTAAGAA GTTGGAGATAAAGCAAGCTGCAGATGGAACCCAAGAAGTCCCAGGACTCGTTGAAGCTTGTGTTTATGGAACAGATGACGTGTGGGAAAAGCTGAAGTCTGGTAACCGAGCCAGATCTGTTGGATCCACTAGTGCTAATGAGCTTAGCAGTCGTTCTCATTG TTTGTTGCGAGTGACTGTTTTAGGGGAGAATTTAATCAATGGCCAGAAAACAAGGAGTCACCTTTGGCTAGTAGATTTAGCTGGCAGTGAGCGTGTGGTGAAAACTGAAGCTGAAGGAGAAAGACTGAAGGAATCTCAATTCATAAACAAGTCTCTATCAGCACTTGGTGATGTTATTTCTGCCCTTGCATCCAAATCAGCCCACATACCTTACAG gAACTCAAAGCTCACCCATATACTCCAGAGCTCTTTAG GAGGTGATTGCAAAACTTTAATGTTTGTCCAGATAAGTCCAAGTGCAGCAGACTTAACAGAGACACTTTGTTCTCTGAATTTTGCCGCACGTGTACGAGGAATTGAGAGTGGCCCAGCCCGCAAGCAAACAGACCTTACTGAACTGAATAAGTACAAGCAAATG GTAGAAAAGGTCAAACATGATGAGAAGGAAACTAGAAAATTACAAGATAACTTGCAGTCATTGCAAATGAGACTTACTTCAAGAGAACTCATGTGCCGAAATCTTCAAGAAAAG GTTCGGGATCTTGAGAACCAGGTGACAGGGGAGAGAAAAATGAGACTGAAACACGAAAATATATTGCTTGCAGCAGTTTCAGCTCAACCTTCAACAATGTGGGAGTCAATAGCTTCTGATCAGAAAATCATGAAGAAGCCACCGCTCGATCCAAGACTGCCACTTAGAAGAATTACTAACATTTTGCCTCCACCACCAGAGAGAAGGCCCTCATACAGCCCTTCTATGGATGAACAGGAAAACGTTGCTAGAACAACTTCAATTAACGCACAAGACCTTGTGAAACCAAGAAGGGGGGTATCCATAGCGGTAAGACCCCCACCCCCACCATCAACATCACAGTCCCTTCAGCCAAGAAGGAGGCGTGTTTCCGTAGCTACACTGTGTCCTGTCAGAACTCCACTCTGTTCCCCCACTCGGCAATCACTGATAAGGCCCTCATGCAGCTCTTCCATGGATGGACAGGAAAGCGTTGCCAAAACAACCTCAATTAACACGCAAGACCTTatgaaaccaagaagaaggggGGTATCCATAGCTGTAAGACCCCCACCCCCACCATCAACATCACAAGCCCGTCAGCCTAGAAGGAGGCGTGTTTCTGTAGCTGCTCTGTGTCCTGTCAGAACTCCACTCCGTTTCCCCACTCAGCAATCACCGAAAAGGAACCAAAGGGAAGCTCAGTATTCAAGGTTGTTTGCCATATTGCCAGAAGCTAGAACCTCAGTTGAGACAGCATCACCAACTTTGATGAGGAGCAGCAGTAAGTTTGCTGGCAGCCCGAGGCATCCAAGACGCAAACCTTTAGTGTGGACTCCTCTCAAGCAGAAGGGGGGCTTGAAAATTAGCAGCAGAAAGTCATTGGTTATACCATCTCGGCCCTTCTACTGA
- the LOC114407608 gene encoding kinesin-like protein KIN-14S isoform X1 produces MDDQIIEMLTEKFNRFGINCNLKPSSEPQPSVSTEACDETADNVLAQLNNETSDNMDESSISNGIRECSPDEDRTLPILKKILDLSTKIQNLKKQHVALSDQVKLTAESFTGLDVLKSVQLLGTEYEVLKRKYLEESSERRRLYNKVIELKGNIRVFCRCRPLNESEIANGSALSVVNFESTSDGLQVICSDSSKKHFKFDYVFRPEDNQETVFEQTIPIVTSVLDGYNVCIFAYGQTGTGKTFTMEGTPQHRGVNYRTLEELFRISEERNDVIKYELFVSMLEVYNEKIRDLLVENSVEPTKKLEIKQAADGTQEVPGLVEACVYGTDDVWEKLKSGNRARSVGSTSANELSSRSHCLLRVTVLGENLINGQKTRSHLWLVDLAGSERVVKTEAEGERLKESQFINKSLSALGDVISALASKSAHIPYRNSKLTHILQSSLGGDCKTLMFVQISPSAADLTETLCSLNFAARVRGIESGPARKQTDLTELNKYKQMVEKVKHDEKETRKLQDNLQSLQMRLTSRELMCRNLQEKVRDLENQVTGERKMRLKHENILLAAVSAQPSTMWESIASDQKIMKKPPLDPRLPLRRITNILPPPPERRPSYSPSMDEQENVARTTSINAQDLVKPRRGVSIAVRPPPPPSTSQSLQPRRRRVSVATLCPVRTPLCSPTRQSLIRPSCSSSMDGQESVAKTTSINTQDLMKPRRRGVSIAVRPPPPPSTSQARQPRRRRVSVAALCPVRTPLRFPTQQSPKRNQREAQYSRLFAILPEARTSVETASPTLMRSSSKFAGSPRHPRRKPLVWTPLKQKGGLKISSRKSLVIPSRPFY; encoded by the exons ATGGACG ATCAAATCATTGAGATGCTTACAGAAAAGTTCAATCGATTCGGTATTAATTGCAATTTGAAGCCGTCATCAG AGCCACAGCCAAGCGTATCAACTGAAGCTTGTGATGAAACag CAGATAATGTATTAGCACAACTGAACAATGAGACCTCTGACAATATGGATGAGAGTAGTATATCCAATGGAATCCGTGAATGTTCTCCTGATGAGGATCGTACACTCCCAATATTGAAGAAAATCCTTGACTTGAGTACTAAAATTcag AATTTGAAGAAACAACATGTAGCCCTATCTGATCAAGTGAAACTCACAGCTGAGTCATTTACAGGCCTAGATGTTTTAAAGTCTGTTCAGCTTCTTG GTACTGAATATGAAGTGTTGAAAAGGAAGTACCTAGAGGAGTCCTCTGAGCGTAGGCGGCTTTACAACAAAGTGATTGAACTAAAGGGAAATATCAGAGTTTTCTGTAGATGCAGACCACTAAATGAAAGTGAAATTGCAAATGGATCAGCACTATCTGTTGTCAATTTTGAGTCAACTTCTGATGGGCTTCAAGTCATTTGCTCTGATTCTTCAAAAAAGCactttaaatttgattatgtaTTCAGACCTGAAGATAACCAAG AGACTGTTTTCGAACAAACAATACCTATCGTCACATCTGTATTAGATGGGTATAATGTTTGCATTTTTGCATATGGTCAAACTGGAACCGGCAAGACCTTTACTATGGAAGGAACACCACAGCATAGGGGAGTTAACTATAGAACCCTGGAGGAATTATTTCGAATATCTGAAGAGAGAAATGAcgtaataaaatatgaattgtttGTTAGCATGTTGGAGGTTTACAATGAGAAGATAAGAGATCTTTTGGTGGAAAATTCAGTTGAACCTACTAAGAA GTTGGAGATAAAGCAAGCTGCAGATGGAACCCAAGAAGTCCCAGGACTCGTTGAAGCTTGTGTTTATGGAACAGATGACGTGTGGGAAAAGCTGAAGTCTGGTAACCGAGCCAGATCTGTTGGATCCACTAGTGCTAATGAGCTTAGCAGTCGTTCTCATTG TTTGTTGCGAGTGACTGTTTTAGGGGAGAATTTAATCAATGGCCAGAAAACAAGGAGTCACCTTTGGCTAGTAGATTTAGCTGGCAGTGAGCGTGTGGTGAAAACTGAAGCTGAAGGAGAAAGACTGAAGGAATCTCAATTCATAAACAAGTCTCTATCAGCACTTGGTGATGTTATTTCTGCCCTTGCATCCAAATCAGCCCACATACCTTACAG gAACTCAAAGCTCACCCATATACTCCAGAGCTCTTTAG GAGGTGATTGCAAAACTTTAATGTTTGTCCAGATAAGTCCAAGTGCAGCAGACTTAACAGAGACACTTTGTTCTCTGAATTTTGCCGCACGTGTACGAGGAATTGAGAGTGGCCCAGCCCGCAAGCAAACAGACCTTACTGAACTGAATAAGTACAAGCAAATG GTAGAAAAGGTCAAACATGATGAGAAGGAAACTAGAAAATTACAAGATAACTTGCAGTCATTGCAAATGAGACTTACTTCAAGAGAACTCATGTGCCGAAATCTTCAAGAAAAG GTTCGGGATCTTGAGAACCAGGTGACAGGGGAGAGAAAAATGAGACTGAAACACGAAAATATATTGCTTGCAGCAGTTTCAGCTCAACCTTCAACAATGTGGGAGTCAATAGCTTCTGATCAGAAAATCATGAAGAAGCCACCGCTCGATCCAAGACTGCCACTTAGAAGAATTACTAACATTTTGCCTCCACCACCAGAGAGAAGGCCCTCATACAGCCCTTCTATGGATGAACAGGAAAACGTTGCTAGAACAACTTCAATTAACGCACAAGACCTTGTGAAACCAAGAAGGGGGGTATCCATAGCGGTAAGACCCCCACCCCCACCATCAACATCACAGTCCCTTCAGCCAAGAAGGAGGCGTGTTTCCGTAGCTACACTGTGTCCTGTCAGAACTCCACTCTGTTCCCCCACTCGGCAATCACTGATAAGGCCCTCATGCAGCTCTTCCATGGATGGACAGGAAAGCGTTGCCAAAACAACCTCAATTAACACGCAAGACCTTatgaaaccaagaagaaggggGGTATCCATAGCTGTAAGACCCCCACCCCCACCATCAACATCACAAGCCCGTCAGCCTAGAAGGAGGCGTGTTTCTGTAGCTGCTCTGTGTCCTGTCAGAACTCCACTCCGTTTCCCCACTCAGCAATCACCGAAAAGGAACCAAAGGGAAGCTCAGTATTCAAGGTTGTTTGCCATATTGCCAGAAGCTAGAACCTCAGTTGAGACAGCATCACCAACTTTGATGAGGAGCAGCAGTAAGTTTGCTGGCAGCCCGAGGCATCCAAGACGCAAACCTTTAGTGTGGACTCCTCTCAAGCAGAAGGGGGGCTTGAAAATTAGCAGCAGAAAGTCATTGGTTATACCATCTCGGCCCTTCTACTGA
- the LOC114407609 gene encoding uncharacterized protein LOC114407609 has protein sequence MMGSMSLNLITTPTILPFGSRSFAQFAKKKARASCSLRDDDAPLSIASSYAVLGLDPHCSAADIKAAFRTKVKQFHPDLNRDANARTFSDAMIRRVIQAYRILSNCTPSELIESECLDPFDTPECEAFDLFVNQLLCVGKACSNSCVERAPHAFTYASSTGTARASSQGHGDDYQVQCAVGQCPRSCIHYVTPSQRILLEELLDSTLEAPYDTSAEADLLYSLITKAKFENNRYQKPKKQPKSSSQHVDWF, from the exons ATGATGGGCAGCATGAGCTTAAACTTAATAACTACCCCTACGATTCTCCCGTTTGGAAGTCGCAGTTTTGCACAGTTTGCGAAGAAGAAGGCAAGAGCGAGTTGCAGTCTGAGAGACGATGATGCTCCTCTCTCCATTGCTTCGTCTTACGCCGTGCTTGGTCTCGACCCTCACTGCTCCGCCGCCGATATCAAAGCTGCTTTTCGAACcaaa GTGAAGCAGTTCCATCCAGACCTCAACAGAGATGCTAATGCAAGAACATTTTCTGATGCTATGATTCGCCGCGTAATTCAAGCATACCGG ATACTATCCAACTGCACTCCATCAGAATTAATTGAAAG TGAATGCTTAGATCCCTTTGACACGCCAGAGTGTGAAGCTTTTGATCTTTTTGTTAACCAGCTGCTTTGTGTCGGCAAAG CGTGTTCAAATTCCTGTGTGGAAAGAGCCCCTCATGCTTTCACATATGCCTCTTCAACTGGAACAGCACGTGCATCTTCTCAAG GTCATGGGGACGACTACCAAGTTCAATGTGCTGTTGGACAATGCCCTAGAAGTTGCATTCACTACGTAACCCCGTCACAAAGAATTCTCTTGGAGGAGCTACTTGACAG TACACTGGAAGCACCCTATGATACATCAGCTGAGGCAGACTTGCTGTATTCACTTATAACTAAAGCTAAGTTTGAGAATAACCGATATCAAAAACCAAAGAAGCAACCCAAATCTTCAAGCCAACATGTCgattggttttaa
- the LOC114407610 gene encoding pentatricopeptide repeat-containing protein At3g05340, giving the protein MKSRWKFNAHLPSWMDSLIIPSIMKKPPTSQNPFPATSKSVLNHADLSSLLSVCGRDGNLNLGSSIHARIIKQPPSFDFDSSPRNALFVWNSLLSMYSKCGKLQDAIKLFDHMPVKDTVSWNAIISGFLRNRDCDTGFRFFRQMSESRTVCCLFDKATLTTMLSACDGLEFSSVTKMIHCLVFVGGFEREITVGNALITSYFKCGCFSQGRQVFDEMLERNVVTWTAVISGLAQNEFYEDGLRLFDQMRRGSVSPNSLTYLSALMACSGLQALLEGRKIHGLLWKLGMQSDLCIESALMDLYSKCGSLEEAWEIFESAEELDDVSLTVILVAFMQNGLEEEAIQIFMRMVKLGIEVDPNMVSAILGVFGVGTSLTLGKQIHSLIIKKNFIQNLFVSNGLINMYSKCGDLYDSLQVFHEMTQKNSVSWNSVIAAYARYGDGFRALQFYDDMRVEGIALTDVTFLSLLHACSHAGLVEKGMEFLESMTRDHGLSPRSEHYACVVDMLGRAGLLKEAKKFIEGLPENPGVLVWQALLGACSIHGDSEMGKYAANQLFLATPDSPAPYVLMANIYSSEGKWKERARSIKKMKEMGVAKEVGISWVEIEKKVNSFVVGDKMHPQADAIFWLLSRLLKHLKDEGYVPDKRCILYYLDQDKKD; this is encoded by the coding sequence ATGAAATCCAGATGGAAATTCAATGCCCATCttccttcatggatggattCTCTCATTATACCCTCCATCATGAAGAAGCCACCAACTTctcaaaacccatttcctgcAACCTCAAAATCTGTCCTCAACCACGCAGACTTGAGCTCTCTTCTCTCTGTTTGTGGCAGAGATGGAAACCTTAATCTTGGTTCTTCCATCCATGCCCGTATCATCAAGCAACCTCCATCTTTCGATTTTGATAGCTCCCCACGCAATGCCCTTTTTGTTTGGAACTCTCTCCTCTCCATGTATTCCAAATGTGGCAAACTGCAGGATGCCATCAAGCTGTTTGATCATATGCCTGTGAAAGATACTGTGTCATGGAATGCAATTATTTCTGGGTTTTTAAGGAACAGGGATTGTGACACGGGTTTTAGGTTCTTTAGGCAAATGAGTGAGTCAAGGACAGTGTGTTGTCTATTTGACAAGGCTACACTGACTACAATGTTGTCGGCTTGTGATGGACTGGAGTTCTCTAGTGTGACCAAAATGATCCATTGTTTGGTGTTTGTTGGTGGTTTTGAGAGGGAAATTACAGTGGGGAATGCACTTATTACATCATATTTTAAATGTGGGTGCTTTAGTCAAGGTAGGCAGGTTTTTGATGAGATGCTTGAGAGGAATGTTGTAACTTGGACGGCAGTGATTTCAGGCCTTGcacaaaatgaattttatgaGGATGGTTTGAGATTGTTTGATCAAATGCGTCGCGGGTCAGTGAGTCCTAATTCTTTGACATATTTGAGTGCACTCATGGCTTGTTCAGGTTTACAAGCATTATTGGAAGGACGTAAAATTCATGGACTGCTATGGAAATTGGGAATGCAGTCAGATTTATGCATTGAAAGTGCTTTGATGGATTTGTATTCAAAGTGTGGAAGTTTAGAAGAAGCATGGGAGATTTTTGAGTCTGCTGAGGAACTTGATGATGTTTCCTTAACTGTTATACTTGTAGCTTTTATGCAGAATGGACTCGAGGAGGAAGCTATCCAGATATTTATGAGAATGGTAAAATTGGGGATTGAAGTTGACCCCAACATGGTTTCTGCCATTCTTGGGGTATTTGGTGTTGGTACTTCTTTGACTCTTGGCAAGCAGATTCACTCTTTAATTATAAAGAAGAACTTCATTCAGAATCTGTTTGTTAGTAATGGACTTATAAACATGTACTCCAAGTGTGGAGATTTGTATGACTCACTGCAAGTCTTTCATGAGATGACTCAAAAGAATTCAGTGTCATGGAACTCTGTGATTGCAGCTTACGCTCGCTATGGGGATGGTTTCAGAGCGCTTCAATTTTATGATGATATGAGAGTGGAGGGTATAGCTCTGACGGATGTAACATTTTTGTCATTGCTTCATGCTTGCAGTCACGCAGGCTTAGTTGAGAAGGGCATGGAGTTTTTGGAATCTATGACTAGAGATCACGGATTAAGTCCGCGTTCTGAACATTATGCCTGTGTTGTTGACATGTTGGGGAGGGCTGGACTTCTTAAGGAagctaaaaaatttattgaggGATTGCCTGAGAATCCTGGTGTACTGGTTTGGCAAGCATTGCTTGGTGCTTGTAGCATACATGGTGATTCTGAGATGGGTAAATATGCTGCAAATCAACTGTTTTTGGCTACACCAGACAGCCCGGCTCCTTACGTTTTGATGGCGAACATATATTCTAGTGAAGGGAAATGGAAGGAGAGAGCACGTTCcattaagaaaatgaaagagatgGGGGTAGCAAAAGAAGTGGGTATAAGCTGGGTTGAGATTGAAAAGAAAGTCAATAGTTTCGTAGTAGGGGACAAAATGCATCCTCAAGCTGATGCTATATTCTGGCTTTTGTCCAGGTTATTGAAACACTTGAAAGATGAAGGCTATGTTCCTGACAAAAGGTGTATTCTCTATTACTTGGATCAAGATAAAAAGGATTAG